One segment of Bombus vancouverensis nearcticus unplaced genomic scaffold, iyBomVanc1_principal scaffold0031, whole genome shotgun sequence DNA contains the following:
- the LOC143304363 gene encoding glutathione S-transferase-like yields the protein MLVADRRKVAQSTAICRYLAKQYDLTGKTDWANLHIDATVDTIHDIRHKIAAFHYEEDEKVKAAKRKAAEETLPFILERLDQQVKENDGYFYDGTLSWADLTFVALLDYLNFMYKSDLIENYENLKLLEKKVLLLPKIKNWIERRPISEF from the exons atgctcgtagctgatagaaggaaggtagctcagtctacagctatttgccgttacttagccaaacaatatgacttaactggaaagactgactgggcaaatcttcatattgatgccactgttgatactattcatgatattcgtcata aaattgccgccttccactatgaggaggacgagaaggtcaaagctgcaaaacgcaaggctgctgaagagacgctgccgttcattttagaacgtttggaccagcaagtgaaggaaaatgacggctacttctacgatggtactctctcttgggctgatttaacattcgttgctctgctcgattatttgaactttatgtacaagtctgatctgatcgagaattacgagaatctgaagctgctggagaaaaaggtcctccttctacccaagatcaaaaactggattgagagacgcccaattagcgaattctaa